The following are from one region of the Oncorhynchus tshawytscha isolate Ot180627B linkage group LG24, Otsh_v2.0, whole genome shotgun sequence genome:
- the tomm20a gene encoding translocase of outer mitochondrial membrane 20, producing MMGAKTSTMVAGVAGALFIGYCVYFDRKRRSDPNFKKRLQERRSKQKSSQEKTVLRLPDLKDAEAVQKFFLEEIQLGEELLAQGDCETGVDHLTNAIAVCGQPQQLLQVLQQTLPPPVFQMLLTKLPTISQRIVSAQSLAEDDVE from the exons ATGATGGGGGCTAAAACCAGCACCATGGTCGCTGGGGTGGCCGGAGCCTTGTTCATTGGATACTGCGTTTATTTCGATAGAAAACGACGAAGTGACCCGAACTTCAAGAAAAGACTACAAGAAC GCAGGAGTAAACAGAAGTCTTCCCAAGAGAAGACTGTACTCAGG CTACCTGACCTGAAGGATGCAGAAGCTGTACAGAAGTTCTTCCTGGAGGAGATCCAACTGGGAGAGGAGCTGCTAGCACAAG GAGACTGTGAGACGGGTGTAGACCATCTAACAAATGCCATAGCAGTGTGTGGTCAGCCCCAGCAGCTGCTCCAGGTGCTACAGCAGACTCTGCCTCCTCCAGTGTTCCAGATGCTGCTCACCAAACTGCCCACCATCAGCCAG aGAATCGTGAGTGCTCAGAGTTTGGCAGAAGATGACGTTGAGTGA